The Virgibacillus phasianinus genome includes a window with the following:
- a CDS encoding aspartate kinase: MERSILKFGGTSVSSLGKIKEIANYLKKRVEQGEQLVVVVSAMGKTTDQLLQQVSSITSTPNEQDLAVLLTTGEQQTISYLSIVLNDMAVKSKPLTGYQAGIETVGHHLKSKISRINNTLFEQLFETYNVLIVAGFQGFNTNNEITTLGRGGSDTTAIALAAAHECPCEIYTDVAGVYSTDPRIYPQAKRLDSVSYEEMMEMSALGAGVLVTRSVEIAKNYNIPIYLGKTLSDAKGTWIMSQTEMLEKKAVTGVALDKDMIHVTLNYPHYDTSLMDAAFINLEQEEINVDMISQIVNNEGLQLSFTMKDTEERQLHTIFFRLKQDYPSLYYKIENHFVKVSVIGSGMRDMTGVASKVFRTLIEADIPFYQVTTSEISISYVVDARNSEKAAHLLCERFEL; the protein is encoded by the coding sequence ATGGAAAGAAGCATACTAAAATTTGGTGGCACAAGTGTAAGCAGCCTCGGGAAAATCAAAGAAATTGCGAATTACCTAAAAAAGCGGGTGGAACAGGGTGAACAGCTGGTTGTCGTTGTCAGTGCAATGGGCAAAACAACGGATCAACTTTTACAACAAGTAAGCTCGATTACCAGTACACCAAATGAACAGGATTTGGCTGTTCTGCTTACGACTGGTGAACAACAAACCATTTCCTACCTGTCCATTGTCTTAAATGATATGGCTGTTAAGTCAAAGCCGCTGACCGGGTATCAGGCTGGTATCGAAACAGTTGGCCACCACTTGAAAAGCAAGATTTCGAGAATCAATAATACATTGTTTGAACAACTTTTTGAAACATACAACGTCCTGATTGTTGCTGGCTTCCAAGGGTTCAATACCAACAATGAAATCACGACACTTGGCCGTGGCGGCTCTGATACAACGGCAATTGCACTTGCCGCTGCACATGAATGCCCCTGTGAAATTTATACAGACGTTGCCGGAGTATACAGTACCGACCCAAGAATCTATCCGCAGGCAAAACGCCTTGACTCGGTGTCCTATGAAGAAATGATGGAAATGAGTGCTCTCGGTGCTGGAGTTCTTGTAACGAGAAGTGTAGAAATCGCTAAGAACTACAACATTCCAATTTACTTAGGCAAAACATTATCAGACGCGAAAGGAACGTGGATTATGTCACAAACAGAAATGCTGGAGAAAAAAGCAGTCACAGGTGTTGCGCTTGATAAAGATATGATTCACGTGACATTGAACTACCCACATTATGATACAAGTTTAATGGATGCAGCATTTATTAATTTGGAACAGGAAGAAATCAATGTTGATATGATTTCACAAATAGTCAACAATGAGGGGCTTCAGTTGTCATTCACGATGAAAGATACGGAAGAGCGGCAATTACATACTATCTTCTTCCGTCTCAAGCAGGATTATCCTAGCCTGTATTATAAAATTGAAAACCATTTTGTGAAGGTCTCGGTAATCGGTTCAGGCATGCGTGATATGACTGGAGTCGCATCCAAAGTGTTTCGAACACTGATAGAAGCGGACATTCCTTTTTATCAGGTCACAACATCAGAGATCAGCATATCTTATGTAGTAGATGCAAGAAACAGTGAAAAAGCGGCACATCTATTGTGTGAACGCTTTGAATTATAA
- a CDS encoding bifunctional 3-deoxy-7-phosphoheptulonate synthase/chorismate mutase: MSTNELAQLRDQIDGVNLEILKLLNERAEIVQEIGKQKEKQGITRFDPVRERQSLDLINDHHNGPFELSTVQHLFKEIFKASLELQKDNHKKALLVSRKARPENTIVDVNGQKIGDGEQRFIMGPCAVEGYEQVKAVALAMKQQGLTLMRGGAFKPRTSPYDFQGLGIEGLQILRRVADEVGMSVVSEILTPQDVETALDYVDVIQIGARNMQNFELLKTVGKVKKPVLLKRGLSATIDEFVNAAEYIISQGNDQIILCERGIRTYEKATRNTLDISAVPILKQETHLPVVVDVTHSTGRKDLLFPTAKAALAIGADAVMAEVHPDPAVALSDSAQQMDIAEFNTFINDLKTFKDRLVQQVVYK; the protein is encoded by the coding sequence ATGAGTACAAACGAACTAGCACAATTACGTGATCAGATAGATGGAGTTAACTTAGAAATTTTAAAATTATTAAATGAGCGTGCAGAGATCGTTCAGGAAATTGGTAAACAAAAAGAAAAACAAGGGATCACCAGATTCGATCCGGTCCGTGAACGTCAATCGCTTGATCTGATCAATGACCACCATAATGGACCATTTGAATTATCAACCGTACAACATCTTTTCAAAGAAATTTTCAAAGCAAGCCTGGAGCTGCAAAAGGATAATCATAAAAAGGCATTACTGGTTTCTAGGAAGGCCCGCCCCGAAAATACGATTGTTGATGTCAATGGCCAAAAAATTGGCGACGGCGAGCAACGGTTCATTATGGGTCCATGTGCAGTTGAAGGTTATGAACAAGTAAAAGCTGTGGCATTGGCAATGAAACAGCAAGGTCTAACGTTGATGCGTGGCGGTGCGTTTAAGCCAAGAACTTCTCCATATGATTTCCAGGGGCTTGGAATCGAAGGCTTACAAATATTAAGAAGGGTTGCGGATGAAGTGGGAATGTCGGTTGTTAGTGAAATTCTCACACCACAAGACGTTGAAACAGCTTTGGATTATGTTGATGTCATTCAAATTGGTGCCCGTAACATGCAGAACTTTGAATTACTGAAAACGGTTGGAAAAGTGAAAAAGCCTGTTCTGCTTAAACGTGGACTTTCTGCAACCATTGACGAATTTGTTAATGCAGCGGAGTACATTATTTCACAAGGGAACGATCAAATCATTTTATGTGAGCGCGGTATTCGCACATATGAAAAGGCAACACGAAATACATTGGATATTTCAGCAGTGCCAATCTTAAAGCAGGAAACACATTTGCCTGTTGTAGTTGACGTTACCCACTCTACAGGGAGAAAAGACTTGCTGTTCCCAACAGCTAAAGCAGCCCTTGCAATTGGCGCGGATGCTGTGATGGCAGAAGTTCACCCGGATCCTGCAGTTGCTTTATCTGATTCCGCACAACAGATGGATATTGCGGAGTTCAATACGTTCATCAATGATTTAAAAACGTTTAAAGATAGATTAGTTCAGCAAGTTGTGTATAAGTAA
- the dapB gene encoding 4-hydroxy-tetrahydrodipicolinate reductase: MKILLLGYGAMNKRVARLAEERGHELAGVALKKEKGDVPYPIFTDFNKLPDADVLIDFSHPDLTKHLLEADVNLPLVIATTGEKEVIVNMMEEKSRYLPTFYSANMSYGVHILKQIVEFATPLLNSYDIELTERHHNKKVDAPSGTLVKLYDAIKGIRENAEPMYNRHTYDEKRKENEIGIHSLRGGTIVGEHEALYAGHDEVITIQHKAQSKDIFANGAIDVAEKLINKEHGFYTYTNLGDE; the protein is encoded by the coding sequence ATGAAAATCCTTCTTTTGGGATACGGAGCAATGAACAAGCGAGTTGCGAGGCTCGCTGAAGAACGTGGGCACGAATTAGCCGGGGTGGCACTAAAAAAGGAAAAAGGAGATGTCCCATATCCCATTTTTACTGATTTCAACAAGCTGCCGGATGCAGATGTATTAATTGATTTTTCCCATCCGGACTTGACGAAACACCTGCTTGAGGCGGACGTAAACCTTCCGCTTGTCATTGCCACAACCGGGGAAAAAGAAGTCATTGTCAACATGATGGAAGAAAAATCCAGATACCTGCCAACATTTTATAGTGCAAATATGAGCTATGGGGTGCATATACTGAAACAGATTGTTGAGTTTGCTACCCCCCTGCTCAACTCATACGATATTGAACTGACAGAGCGCCATCACAACAAAAAAGTGGATGCACCAAGCGGCACATTAGTAAAGCTTTATGATGCAATCAAAGGAATTAGAGAAAATGCTGAACCTATGTATAACCGTCATACATATGATGAAAAGCGTAAGGAAAATGAAATTGGCATCCATTCCCTTCGTGGCGGTACGATTGTCGGTGAGCACGAAGCTTTATACGCTGGTCATGATGAAGTCATCACCATCCAGCATAAGGCTCAGTCAAAAGATATATTTGCAAACGGTGCGATAGATGTCGCGGAAAAACTTATCAATAAGGAACACGGTTTTTATACTTACACAAATTTAGGAGATGAATAG
- the hisC gene encoding histidinol-phosphate transaminase: MKWKKQILGLQPYQPGKSIEDVKKEYQLDSIVKLASNENPYGYSPKVDEALKNFESSYVLYPDGNASEIREVTASVLGVNEKQLVFSNGTDELIQIISRAMLEHGKNTVMAKPTFPQYRHNAVIEGAEVREVELIDGYHDLHQMLLEIDENTAIVWVCSPNNPTGSYTPKKELQAFLEKVPSDVLVVLDEAYYEYVEEPYDSLPFIEKYPNLVIMRTFSKIYGLASFRVGYGISSEENIQRLESARPPFNTNVLGQLVTSVAMTDQDFVAESRQRNALEREKYYHFCREHNLHFYPSEGNFILIDFERDGDEIAQFLLSKGLIVRSGKALGFPTSARITIGLEEQNERVRNALKEIMVNV, encoded by the coding sequence ATGAAATGGAAAAAGCAAATTCTAGGATTACAACCATATCAGCCTGGTAAGTCGATAGAAGATGTAAAAAAGGAGTACCAGCTTGACTCCATTGTCAAATTGGCATCGAACGAGAATCCGTATGGTTATTCACCGAAAGTCGATGAAGCCCTAAAGAATTTTGAATCATCCTATGTTCTTTATCCTGACGGCAATGCCTCCGAAATACGGGAGGTAACCGCTTCAGTATTAGGCGTGAACGAAAAACAGCTTGTTTTTTCAAATGGTACAGATGAACTTATTCAAATTATTTCAAGAGCAATGCTTGAACATGGTAAAAATACAGTAATGGCCAAACCAACTTTTCCACAGTATAGACACAATGCTGTCATCGAAGGAGCTGAGGTGCGCGAAGTCGAGCTTATCGATGGCTATCATGATTTGCATCAAATGCTGTTGGAAATTGATGAGAACACGGCAATAGTTTGGGTATGCAGCCCAAATAATCCGACGGGAAGTTATACTCCAAAGAAGGAACTTCAAGCATTTCTTGAAAAAGTTCCGAGTGATGTATTAGTTGTGCTTGATGAAGCTTACTACGAATATGTAGAAGAACCATATGATTCGCTTCCGTTTATTGAAAAATATCCGAATCTGGTCATCATGCGGACATTCTCAAAAATATATGGGCTTGCCAGTTTTCGTGTAGGTTACGGGATTTCGTCTGAGGAAAATATCCAACGGCTTGAATCCGCCCGCCCGCCATTTAATACAAATGTGCTTGGCCAATTAGTTACATCCGTCGCAATGACAGACCAGGACTTTGTGGCTGAAAGTCGTCAACGTAACGCGCTGGAACGGGAGAAATATTACCACTTTTGCAGGGAGCATAATCTTCATTTCTATCCATCTGAGGGAAATTTTATTTTAATTGATTTCGAACGTGATGGGGACGAAATTGCTCAATTTTTATTATCCAAGGGTCTCATTGTCCGCTCTGGCAAAGCACTGGGCTTTCCGACGAGCGCCCGCATTACAATTGGTTTAGAAGAGCAAAATGAACGTGTGAGAAATGCGTTAAAAGAAATAATGGTAAATGTGTAG
- a CDS encoding alanine racemase, with product MTARLQINKKRLYEQAARIQNNVNILAVVKNNAYNIGLDLAFDTFFQAGIRAFATTSLIEAVKLRKKSDKIYIFLMNPSTEFETLRNNNIAMTLPSLTFYETYKNDLKGIEVHLEYKNLLRRSGFDYAAEMQKVLEENAVTVSGVWTHFAYADEINSPEYEVEKQNWLTMLDTIHASERNFRFIHAQNSASYMRDGIFPSHTHARLGILLYGSRPYHELAPDTAPSVITLCTNVIQTLELKQGESSGYSSAFIAENDCKIAICDIGYGDGVLRTRAKYDVMIHGKRYPIGALMMSHMLITVDQDVTTGDTVYLYNDSLRVDDYTHLGVGANSEQMSALNHYSLRLEITG from the coding sequence ATGACAGCAAGACTGCAAATCAACAAGAAGCGCCTATACGAACAGGCAGCACGCATTCAAAATAATGTAAACATCCTTGCGGTAGTAAAAAATAATGCATACAACATTGGGCTTGACCTGGCATTCGATACCTTTTTCCAGGCTGGGATTCGCGCCTTTGCGACCACATCACTAATTGAAGCTGTTAAACTCCGTAAAAAAAGCGATAAGATTTATATTTTTCTAATGAATCCCTCGACCGAATTCGAAACACTTCGGAATAATAACATTGCCATGACACTGCCTTCACTTACCTTTTATGAAACATATAAAAATGATTTGAAAGGGATTGAGGTGCATCTGGAGTATAAAAACCTGTTGCGGCGTTCCGGGTTTGATTATGCCGCTGAAATGCAGAAGGTATTAGAAGAGAATGCAGTCACTGTTAGCGGGGTATGGACCCATTTCGCATATGCTGATGAAATTAATTCACCCGAATACGAGGTAGAAAAACAAAACTGGCTGACAATGCTTGATACCATTCACGCATCAGAACGCAACTTCCGATTCATTCATGCGCAGAACAGTGCCTCTTATATGCGGGACGGGATCTTCCCATCCCACACACACGCGCGGCTTGGCATTCTGTTATACGGATCAAGGCCGTATCACGAACTAGCTCCGGATACCGCTCCCTCAGTCATTACCTTATGCACTAATGTTATCCAGACATTGGAACTGAAACAAGGTGAAAGCTCTGGTTACTCAAGTGCTTTCATAGCGGAAAACGACTGTAAAATAGCTATATGTGATATTGGCTACGGGGACGGAGTGCTTAGAACACGAGCAAAATATGATGTAATGATTCATGGCAAGCGTTACCCAATAGGTGCATTGATGATGAGCCATATGCTGATTACTGTGGATCAGGACGTAACAACTGGTGACACTGTTTATCTCTATAACGACAGCCTGCGGGTAGATGATTATACGCATCTCGGCGTCGGAGCGAACTCCGAACAAATGAGTGCATTGAACCATTATTCACTGAGATTAGAAATTACCGGGTAA
- the tatA gene encoding twin-arginine translocase TatA/TatE family subunit encodes MLTNIGIPGLILLLVIALIIFGPSKLPEIGRAFGRTLTEFKTASQELISGDFRDEKEVGGNTGSSSMDKEQD; translated from the coding sequence ATGCTGACAAATATCGGCATTCCAGGATTGATTTTATTACTTGTCATTGCCTTGATCATTTTTGGCCCATCAAAGCTTCCGGAAATCGGAAGAGCGTTTGGCAGGACCCTGACAGAATTCAAAACGGCATCACAGGAATTGATATCAGGGGATTTCCGAGACGAAAAGGAGGTAGGAGGAAATACTGGCTCATCTTCCATGGATAAGGAACAGGACTAA
- a CDS encoding aspartate-semialdehyde dehydrogenase: MVKIAVVGATGLVGRKMIDVLEKKDIPCDELVLFSSSRSAGKELTFRNKTYRVEELTEARTAEGFDYVLMSAGGSTSLKFSPLFEQNGAIVIDNSSAFRMDPTIDLIVPEVNRPVLNRKIIANPNCSTIQSVIPLKVLEDAFGVKRVSYTTYQAVSGSGVNGIQDLKRGENGEAPMNYPHPIYNNAIPHIDVFFEDGYTKEEVKMIEETRKILGLNELKVTATCVRVPVENSHGVAMNVTLDDSPSVAELKQVFDQNDHVVLQDDPQNNVYPTQLGSAGKEDVFVGRIRKDESMENTYHLWVTSDNLLKGAALNAVQILQQLIDTKEG, from the coding sequence ATGGTAAAAATTGCTGTTGTAGGTGCTACAGGACTTGTAGGCCGGAAAATGATTGACGTGCTTGAGAAAAAAGATATCCCCTGTGATGAACTTGTGCTCTTTTCATCCAGCCGCTCTGCAGGGAAAGAATTAACATTCAGAAACAAAACATACCGTGTAGAAGAATTAACGGAGGCAAGAACAGCAGAAGGTTTTGATTATGTGCTTATGTCAGCGGGTGGCAGTACAAGCTTGAAATTCTCCCCCTTGTTTGAACAAAACGGTGCAATTGTTATTGATAATTCGAGTGCTTTTCGAATGGATCCAACCATCGACTTAATTGTTCCGGAAGTAAATAGGCCCGTGCTTAACCGAAAAATTATTGCCAATCCGAATTGTTCCACTATCCAGTCGGTTATCCCGTTAAAAGTGCTGGAAGATGCATTCGGCGTCAAACGTGTAAGCTATACGACATACCAGGCAGTTTCAGGATCTGGTGTAAATGGTATTCAGGATTTAAAACGCGGCGAGAATGGTGAAGCACCTATGAACTACCCTCACCCTATTTATAATAACGCCATCCCGCACATTGACGTGTTCTTTGAAGATGGCTACACAAAAGAAGAAGTGAAAATGATCGAGGAAACAAGGAAAATCCTGGGGCTGAACGAATTGAAAGTAACTGCCACTTGTGTCCGGGTCCCCGTTGAGAACAGTCATGGTGTAGCAATGAACGTAACATTAGACGATTCGCCTTCAGTTGCAGAATTAAAGCAAGTATTTGATCAGAATGACCATGTTGTCTTACAGGATGACCCGCAAAATAATGTCTATCCAACGCAACTGGGATCAGCAGGCAAAGAAGATGTATTTGTTGGTCGTATCCGCAAAGATGAAAGCATGGAAAACACATATCATTTATGGGTGACAAGTGACAATTTACTAAAAGGCGCGGCATTAAACGCCGTACAAATTCTACAACAACTTATTGATACGAAAGAAGGATAA
- the dapA gene encoding 4-hydroxy-tetrahydrodipicolinate synthase, whose translation MAHIFTGIGAAVPIPFSDEKPDYNSFQRHLQFLMENNIQCLVINGTTGEGSTLSLEEKNHLLEIAVETAAGKVPVIAGTGSNSTKASIEASKAAKNIGVDGLLLITPYYNKTSQRGLIEHFTSIVDSTGLPAILYNVPSRTGMTIEPETVKALSKHKYIVGLKDATGDLNYFSKAKLLTDESFAFYSGNDDTALPYLALGGDGVISVAANALPNEFQTMYERSIDNLNEAKAIHYRLYPLLTALGVDVNPIPIKVLTAHLGFGSYDLRLPLVPLEANEQQKLIETFDLMKAGA comes from the coding sequence ATGGCTCATATATTCACCGGGATTGGTGCAGCCGTCCCGATACCCTTTAGCGATGAAAAGCCCGATTACAATAGCTTTCAGCGTCATTTACAGTTTTTAATGGAGAACAATATCCAGTGTCTTGTTATTAATGGCACTACTGGCGAAGGGTCCACACTGTCACTTGAAGAGAAAAATCATCTACTGGAAATCGCGGTTGAAACGGCTGCTGGAAAGGTGCCTGTAATTGCAGGCACTGGCTCCAATTCAACAAAGGCATCCATTGAAGCTTCAAAGGCAGCCAAAAATATCGGCGTTGATGGCCTGTTACTCATTACACCATATTACAATAAGACAAGCCAACGCGGACTGATTGAGCACTTCACATCAATCGTGGATTCCACAGGCCTGCCAGCCATTTTGTATAACGTTCCCTCAAGGACAGGTATGACGATTGAACCAGAGACAGTAAAAGCACTTAGTAAACATAAATACATCGTGGGTCTAAAAGATGCAACTGGTGATTTGAATTATTTTTCAAAAGCAAAATTGCTGACAGATGAATCGTTTGCATTTTACAGCGGAAATGATGATACGGCACTTCCCTATCTGGCTCTTGGTGGCGATGGCGTTATCTCGGTCGCTGCAAATGCTCTGCCAAATGAGTTCCAAACGATGTACGAGCGTTCAATTGATAACCTGAATGAAGCAAAAGCAATCCATTATCGGCTGTATCCACTACTGACAGCGCTTGGTGTTGATGTCAACCCAATTCCGATTAAGGTACTGACCGCACATCTTGGGTTTGGCAGCTATGATCTTCGCCTACCACTTGTGCCGCTTGAAGCAAATGAACAACAAAAACTGATTGAGACATTCGATTTGATGAAAGCAGGTGCATAA
- a CDS encoding aspartyl-phosphate phosphatase Spo0E family protein, whose protein sequence is MDEALLQAITKKRKEMIAIGVREGLTSKRAVKCSQELDRLLNLYMKRSMKFVA, encoded by the coding sequence ATGGATGAAGCACTGTTACAAGCAATCACTAAAAAAAGAAAAGAAATGATAGCGATAGGAGTACGTGAGGGACTTACAAGTAAACGAGCTGTAAAGTGCAGCCAGGAACTTGATAGGTTACTGAATTTATATATGAAAAGATCAATGAAATTTGTTGCTTGA
- the dapD gene encoding 2,3,4,5-tetrahydropyridine-2,6-dicarboxylate N-acetyltransferase, with amino-acid sequence MKEFTAEEIIQYISDSEKKTPLKIYVNTGFKKEEFPGHFKVYGSNDSYTIFADLQDWKPFYEANKDKLADHVIEQDRRNSAIPLLDATEVNARIEPGAFIREHAVIEKNAVIMMGAVINIGAVVGEGTMIDMNAVLGGRATTGKNVHVGAGAVLAGVIEPPSASPVVVEDDVLIGANAVILEGVTVGAGAVVAAGSIVTEDVPAGAVVAGVPARVIKQASDVQGGKREIVQALRKLNQ; translated from the coding sequence ATGAAAGAATTTACTGCAGAAGAAATTATCCAATATATCAGCGATTCTGAAAAGAAAACTCCACTCAAAATTTATGTGAACACAGGCTTTAAAAAAGAGGAATTTCCAGGTCATTTCAAAGTTTACGGCTCAAACGACTCCTATACCATTTTTGCTGACTTGCAGGACTGGAAGCCTTTCTATGAAGCTAATAAGGATAAACTTGCTGATCATGTTATTGAACAGGACCGCAGGAACAGTGCCATTCCACTTCTTGACGCTACCGAAGTTAATGCTCGGATCGAGCCGGGCGCATTCATCCGTGAACACGCCGTAATTGAGAAAAATGCAGTTATCATGATGGGTGCTGTCATTAATATTGGTGCGGTTGTCGGTGAAGGCACGATGATTGATATGAACGCTGTACTTGGCGGACGTGCAACAACAGGTAAAAACGTACATGTCGGTGCTGGCGCAGTTTTGGCCGGTGTAATTGAACCACCAAGTGCAAGTCCTGTTGTAGTAGAAGATGATGTCCTAATCGGAGCAAACGCCGTCATACTGGAAGGTGTTACAGTCGGAGCAGGTGCCGTAGTGGCAGCGGGAAGCATTGTAACGGAAGATGTTCCTGCAGGCGCAGTTGTCGCAGGTGTACCCGCACGCGTAATCAAACAGGCTAGCGACGTCCAAGGTGGCAAAAGGGAAATTGTGCAGGCGCTTAGGAAATTAAATCAGTAA
- a CDS encoding LL-diaminopimelate aminotransferase has translation MKTRSTRLSNIPPYKFAEIQKMKKKALEAGIDVIDLGVGDPDLPTPNHIVNKLTEELQNPANLKYPSFAGCQEFRKAVAVFYKKTYNVELDPDTEVLALIGSKEGIGHLLPSVIDPGDYVLGPDPSYPVYRMATLLADGKYHNMPLEAANDFKPNFDQVGEEVLKKAKVMFLNYPSNPTGATVDIAFYKQAVDFAQQHDLLVISDSAYNMVTYNNYIAPSILEVEGAKETAVEFGSLSKAYSMTGWRVGYVVGNKDVIKSLSIYKSNVDTGVFTPIQLAAAHALTSDQSSVSEYNHVYKQRMDTMVEALQSIGIAAKPARAGFFIWAPVPDGFTSEQFVTTVFEQTGIIFTPGNIFGPGGEGYFRLSLSIPNERIYEAVERIRQGLEIHL, from the coding sequence ATGAAAACGAGGTCAACAAGGCTTTCCAACATACCTCCTTATAAATTTGCGGAAATACAAAAGATGAAGAAAAAGGCGCTAGAAGCAGGGATCGATGTGATTGATTTGGGAGTCGGTGATCCAGATCTCCCGACACCAAATCATATCGTAAATAAACTTACCGAGGAACTGCAGAATCCAGCCAATCTAAAGTATCCTAGTTTTGCGGGCTGTCAGGAATTTAGGAAGGCCGTTGCAGTGTTTTACAAGAAAACCTACAACGTAGAGCTCGATCCGGATACGGAGGTTCTGGCCTTAATCGGCTCCAAAGAAGGAATAGGGCATTTATTACCATCGGTCATTGATCCCGGTGATTATGTACTTGGACCGGATCCGAGCTATCCCGTGTACCGGATGGCCACGCTTTTAGCTGATGGAAAGTATCATAATATGCCACTCGAAGCAGCAAATGACTTTAAACCAAATTTTGACCAGGTCGGGGAAGAAGTTTTAAAAAAAGCAAAAGTAATGTTTCTCAACTATCCAAGCAATCCAACAGGGGCTACGGTGGACATTGCATTCTACAAGCAGGCGGTTGATTTCGCTCAGCAGCATGATCTGTTGGTTATTAGTGATTCAGCATATAATATGGTGACCTATAATAATTATATAGCGCCAAGTATATTAGAGGTAGAAGGTGCAAAAGAAACAGCTGTTGAGTTTGGCTCATTATCCAAGGCGTATAGTATGACGGGATGGCGCGTTGGCTATGTTGTTGGAAATAAGGATGTTATCAAGTCCTTATCAATATATAAAAGCAATGTTGACACAGGTGTATTTACACCAATCCAACTAGCTGCTGCCCATGCCTTAACAAGTGATCAAAGCAGTGTTTCCGAATATAATCATGTATATAAACAACGCATGGATACGATGGTTGAGGCCTTGCAATCGATTGGCATTGCCGCAAAGCCGGCGAGGGCAGGATTTTTTATTTGGGCACCTGTGCCCGACGGTTTTACTTCGGAGCAATTTGTCACTACTGTGTTTGAACAAACAGGTATTATTTTCACCCCCGGAAATATTTTTGGACCTGGAGGAGAAGGATATTTTCGATTATCTCTTTCCATACCAAATGAACGGATCTACGAGGCTGTGGAACGAATCCGGCAGGGTCTTGAGATTCATTTGTAA
- a CDS encoding M20 metallopeptidase family protein yields the protein MELEQTLTEHRRQLHQIPELGFQEFKTAAYIRKTLDKLDISYLTPMETATIVFLKGNSDMTLGFRADIDGLPIEEANDIPFRSQHNGIMHACGHDGHTAMLLAFAERCRNMQDTKSLPHNVLLIFQPSEESMGGANYLTSTFPFHDYAPAAIFGLHLMPDNPVGTFLTKSGPLTASATEYRIYIDGTSAHVANKENGASALGALNHIVTQIQQLQNFHLSGLNQNIIHIGKIQAGEAINTVASAGYLEGTIRTYDMKDLATVQDKLNSIVQSSDLLFNTNCRVEFAEGYPPVINAKQLLPLSSVCAKAAGLEVIIKNKPYLFGEDFSFYSKVATTHFAFMGVQNENHTSGLHTSSFNFDEKSLVYGVHYYVKILEKFGEVK from the coding sequence ATGGAGTTAGAACAAACCTTAACAGAACATCGAAGACAACTTCATCAAATACCTGAACTTGGCTTTCAGGAATTTAAAACTGCAGCGTATATTAGAAAGACACTGGATAAGCTTGATATCTCCTATTTAACGCCAATGGAAACAGCAACTATCGTTTTTTTGAAAGGTAATTCTGATATGACGCTTGGTTTCCGTGCGGATATTGACGGACTCCCCATTGAGGAGGCAAACGACATCCCGTTTAGGTCTCAGCACAATGGCATCATGCATGCGTGTGGCCATGATGGTCATACAGCGATGCTTCTTGCGTTTGCTGAAAGATGCAGAAACATGCAAGATACAAAGTCGTTACCACATAATGTTCTATTAATCTTTCAACCATCTGAGGAATCAATGGGGGGCGCCAACTATTTGACCAGCACATTCCCGTTTCACGATTATGCACCAGCGGCGATTTTCGGGTTGCATCTAATGCCCGATAATCCTGTGGGCACATTCCTAACTAAAAGCGGACCGCTGACGGCGAGTGCAACCGAATACCGGATCTACATAGATGGCACTTCTGCGCACGTTGCCAACAAAGAAAATGGCGCAAGTGCGCTCGGTGCATTGAACCATATAGTGACCCAAATCCAGCAGCTTCAAAATTTTCATTTGAGTGGTCTGAATCAGAACATTATCCATATTGGCAAGATACAAGCGGGGGAAGCAATCAATACCGTCGCATCAGCCGGCTATCTGGAAGGAACAATCCGGACGTATGACATGAAAGACCTTGCAACGGTTCAGGATAAACTAAATAGCATCGTGCAAAGCAGTGACTTATTGTTCAATACCAATTGCCGCGTTGAATTCGCGGAAGGCTATCCGCCGGTTATAAACGCTAAACAGCTCTTACCACTTAGTTCAGTTTGTGCCAAAGCTGCGGGGCTTGAAGTGATCATCAAGAATAAGCCATATCTATTTGGGGAAGATTTCTCCTTTTACAGTAAGGTTGCCACAACGCATTTTGCCTTTATGGGTGTGCAAAATGAAAATCATACAAGCGGACTCCATACCTCATCATTTAACTTTGATGAAAAATCTTTGGTTTATGGTGTCCATTACTATGTAAAAATACTTGAAAAGTTTGGTGAAGTAAAATGA